A section of the Polynucleobacter sp. AP-Sving-400A-A2 genome encodes:
- the glyS gene encoding glycine--tRNA ligase subunit beta, which yields MSTPNPLSQTDNLLIELFTEELPPKSLRRLGDAFSEGIYSALKAAGLLSENSLATGYATPRRLAVQITNVLSQAPDYPVREKLLPTSIAFDADGKPTAPLQKKLASLGYADIDLSTLEKAGEGKNEALYLNVIAKGAALEKTAQQALELTLGKLPIAKMMHYQVLQKNGGLADVEFARPAHRIIALHGKQTLHISALGIDAANQTEGHRFLAPGVITIASADQYESDLSTKAKVLPSFNKRCEFIESALLKAAGTDLVLMPDSLLDEVTALVEWPAIYECHFDQEFLEVPQECLILTMQTNQKYFALTDQQGKLRNRFLIVSNIETDKPEAIISGNERVVRPRLSDARFFFQQDQKRPLASRVTDLGKVVYHNQLGNQLDRTKRVQGIAVGIAKTLSADQMLASRAAEIAKTDLLTDMVGEFPELQGIMGRYYANHDGENVEVASACSEHYMPRFAGDALPQTQTGTILAIADKLETLVGIWGVGLAPTGDKDPYALRRHALGICRLLLEKNLSLSLPDLIELARKQFPQKDVQEKAKAEDIYAFIIDRLRAYLRDQAVAGKPFTIEEIDAVLSQSPAQLNDLIDRLTALREFNALAEAAQLAAANKRISNILKKNAATIPGACSSKLLQAPAEIALYEALEKLVPTLTSAYEQRQFVDLLKALVALSAPIDQFFADVMVMDPNPELRDNRLALLQQLHQKMNLIADLGKLA from the coding sequence ATGAGTACACCGAATCCCCTCTCTCAGACAGATAACCTTCTGATTGAGTTGTTTACTGAAGAGCTTCCACCAAAATCATTACGCCGCTTAGGCGATGCTTTTAGTGAAGGCATTTATTCAGCTCTAAAAGCTGCTGGACTCTTGAGTGAAAACTCTCTTGCGACTGGCTATGCGACACCGCGTCGCCTTGCTGTTCAAATTACCAATGTCTTAAGCCAAGCTCCAGACTATCCAGTACGTGAAAAACTACTCCCAACCAGTATTGCCTTTGATGCAGATGGGAAGCCGACGGCACCACTGCAAAAGAAATTAGCCTCTTTGGGTTATGCAGATATCGACCTTTCCACTTTAGAAAAAGCGGGCGAGGGAAAGAATGAAGCGCTCTATCTCAATGTCATTGCCAAAGGTGCAGCATTAGAAAAAACTGCACAACAAGCCCTCGAGCTGACGCTGGGTAAGTTACCCATTGCTAAAATGATGCACTACCAAGTACTACAAAAAAATGGTGGACTAGCAGACGTTGAGTTTGCACGTCCTGCGCACCGCATCATCGCTCTCCATGGTAAACAAACATTGCACATCAGCGCATTGGGCATTGATGCAGCAAATCAAACAGAAGGTCACCGCTTTTTAGCTCCAGGCGTCATTACGATTGCCTCTGCCGATCAGTATGAGTCTGACCTCAGCACTAAAGCAAAAGTATTGCCAAGCTTTAATAAGCGATGTGAATTTATTGAATCTGCGTTATTAAAAGCCGCTGGCACTGATTTAGTACTCATGCCAGATAGTCTCTTAGATGAAGTGACTGCCTTAGTAGAGTGGCCAGCAATTTATGAGTGTCACTTTGATCAAGAGTTCTTAGAGGTTCCACAAGAATGCTTGATTCTGACAATGCAGACCAATCAAAAATACTTTGCACTGACTGATCAGCAAGGCAAGTTACGTAACCGCTTCTTGATCGTTTCTAATATTGAAACCGATAAGCCAGAGGCAATTATTTCCGGTAATGAGCGTGTAGTGCGCCCACGACTTTCTGATGCACGTTTTTTCTTTCAGCAAGATCAAAAACGCCCACTGGCATCCCGCGTAACCGATCTAGGAAAAGTGGTTTATCACAATCAGCTCGGCAATCAATTGGATCGCACTAAGCGTGTTCAAGGAATTGCTGTTGGTATTGCAAAAACTTTATCGGCTGATCAGATGCTTGCTAGCCGTGCTGCTGAAATTGCTAAAACGGATTTATTAACCGATATGGTTGGTGAGTTCCCAGAGCTCCAAGGCATCATGGGTCGTTACTACGCCAACCATGATGGCGAAAATGTGGAAGTAGCTTCTGCTTGTAGCGAGCATTACATGCCCCGCTTTGCTGGTGATGCATTGCCACAAACTCAGACAGGCACCATTCTCGCTATTGCCGATAAGCTAGAAACTCTCGTTGGTATTTGGGGTGTTGGCCTTGCGCCAACTGGTGATAAAGACCCCTACGCCCTGCGTCGTCATGCTCTCGGAATCTGCCGGCTCCTACTTGAAAAGAATCTTAGCCTGAGCCTGCCGGACTTAATTGAACTAGCACGCAAACAATTTCCCCAGAAAGATGTTCAAGAGAAAGCGAAGGCTGAAGATATTTACGCCTTCATTATTGATCGTCTACGTGCTTACTTGCGTGATCAGGCCGTTGCTGGCAAGCCATTCACTATCGAAGAGATTGATGCGGTATTGAGTCAATCGCCTGCGCAACTGAATGACTTAATAGATCGCTTAACTGCTTTGCGTGAATTTAACGCCTTGGCAGAAGCTGCTCAATTAGCTGCTGCCAACAAGCGTATCAGCAACATTCTGAAAAAGAATGCCGCTACTATTCCGGGAGCTTGCTCAAGTAAGCTCTTACAAGCTCCTGCAGAAATCGCCCTATACGAAGCGCTTGAGAAGCTCGTCCCAACACTGACCTCTGCTTATGAGCAACGTCAGTTTGTGGATCTATTAAAAGCTCTCGTAGCTTTAAGTGCTCCAATCGATCAATTCTTTGCCGATGTCATGGTGATGGACCCCAATCCAGAGCTGCGCGATAACCGCCTAGCTCTCCTGCAACAACTTCACCAGAAAATGAATCTGATTGCCGACCTCGGCAAATTAGCATGA
- the gmhB gene encoding D-glycero-beta-D-manno-heptose 1,7-bisphosphate 7-phosphatase — protein MSNSSSKLIILDRDGVINEDRDDYVKSSDEWIPLPGSLEAIALLNQAGYQIAVATNQSGLARGYFNINDLHAMHTKMDKLLKPLGGHIDSIFFCPHTDANACDCRKPLPGMMKEIALRYKKNQSATPLLGVPIVGDSLRDLQAGVTLGASPHLVLTGKGNKTLDKGGLPEGTQIHADLMAFATALLQDQV, from the coding sequence ATGAGCAATAGCTCTTCTAAACTCATCATTCTTGATCGTGATGGCGTGATTAATGAAGATCGAGATGACTATGTAAAGTCGAGTGATGAGTGGATTCCGCTACCGGGTAGTCTTGAAGCTATTGCATTACTGAATCAAGCGGGCTATCAAATCGCTGTAGCAACCAATCAATCTGGTTTGGCGCGAGGCTATTTCAATATCAATGATCTGCATGCAATGCATACCAAGATGGATAAGCTGCTTAAACCCTTGGGTGGTCATATCGATAGCATTTTCTTTTGTCCCCATACTGATGCTAATGCATGCGATTGCCGCAAGCCCCTACCGGGAATGATGAAAGAAATTGCCCTGCGCTACAAGAAAAATCAAAGTGCTACACCTTTATTAGGAGTGCCGATTGTGGGTGACTCCCTACGCGACCTGCAGGCTGGAGTTACTTTGGGTGCTAGTCCACATTTAGTGCTCACTGGCAAGGGTAATAAAACCCTAGATAAAGGTGGCCTCCCAGAGGGAACGCAGATTCATGCAGATTTGATGGCATTTGCTACTGCACTCTTACAAGATCAGGTTTAA
- a CDS encoding 1-acyl-sn-glycerol-3-phosphate acyltransferase, with protein sequence MTFIRSALFTLFLLIFTPIWSVLCILVFPFLNPENRYRFIGLWNKVVIWILQPLCGIRYEIRGMENMMAVLNKPVVVLSKHQSAYETIFYIALLPKQVCFVFKRELLWIPFFGWALALLKMIHINRNSKETAAISVVGQGKKRLAEGKWILLFPEGTRTPTGSHKPYSKGGARLASATEALVIPIAHNAGRCWPKNSFLKQPGTVIFSIGPAITSTGKTGGQLHQEVEKWIEAEMRLIDPAAYQ encoded by the coding sequence ATGACTTTTATTCGTTCAGCCCTATTCACTCTTTTTTTGCTGATATTCACGCCGATCTGGTCGGTACTTTGTATCCTCGTCTTTCCATTTCTCAATCCCGAGAATCGCTATCGCTTTATTGGCCTTTGGAATAAGGTCGTTATCTGGATTTTGCAGCCGCTCTGCGGCATTCGTTATGAAATTCGTGGGATGGAAAATATGATGGCGGTTTTGAATAAGCCTGTTGTTGTATTGAGTAAACATCAATCTGCTTACGAAACCATTTTCTACATTGCCTTACTACCTAAACAGGTGTGCTTTGTTTTCAAAAGAGAGTTGCTCTGGATTCCCTTCTTTGGCTGGGCTTTGGCTTTACTCAAGATGATTCATATCAATCGCAATAGTAAAGAAACTGCCGCCATCTCCGTTGTTGGTCAAGGAAAAAAACGCTTAGCTGAAGGTAAATGGATTTTGTTGTTTCCAGAGGGAACTAGAACGCCAACCGGATCTCATAAACCCTATAGTAAAGGTGGTGCAAGGCTGGCAAGTGCTACCGAGGCACTAGTGATTCCAATTGCTCACAATGCCGGTCGCTGCTGGCCTAAGAATAGCTTTCTAAAGCAGCCTGGAACAGTCATCTTCTCAATCGGCCCCGCTATTACCTCAACTGGAAAAACAGGCGGCCAACTTCATCAAGAAGTAGAGAAGTGGATTGAAGCTGAAATGCGGCTGATTGATCCTGCTGCTTACCAGTAA
- the rsmA gene encoding 16S rRNA (adenine(1518)-N(6)/adenine(1519)-N(6))-dimethyltransferase RsmA: MTHQARKRFGQNFLQDSGVIYSIVAAINPSENMHVIEIGPGLGALTRPLLSNLEHLDLLEIDRDLVAYWNQENLKGLNVIEGDALKFDFLEWANARSANSGLCKVVGNLPYNISSPLLFHLVSAAHVIDEQVFMLQAEVVERMVSKAGGSEFSRLSVMLQARYDMEQVLEVPPEAFDPQPKVNSAVVRMIPRRDFNLSDAQWHALEKVVAAAFSQRRKMLRTNLSAFADRLSLSESELKARAQDIPVERYIEWAKALAH; this comes from the coding sequence ATGACGCATCAAGCGCGTAAACGATTTGGTCAGAACTTTTTGCAGGACTCCGGAGTCATTTACTCCATAGTTGCAGCAATCAATCCCAGTGAAAATATGCACGTGATTGAGATTGGTCCTGGCCTTGGCGCATTAACAAGACCTTTGTTGAGTAACCTAGAACACCTAGATCTTTTGGAGATTGACCGAGATTTGGTGGCTTACTGGAATCAAGAGAATCTCAAGGGTCTCAATGTGATTGAGGGAGATGCGCTCAAGTTTGATTTCTTGGAATGGGCAAATGCACGGTCAGCTAATAGTGGTCTGTGTAAGGTGGTTGGTAACCTGCCTTACAACATCTCCTCTCCATTGCTATTTCACCTTGTTTCTGCTGCCCACGTAATTGATGAGCAGGTATTTATGCTGCAAGCTGAAGTAGTGGAGCGCATGGTCTCTAAGGCTGGCGGATCTGAATTCAGTAGGCTCTCTGTCATGCTGCAAGCCCGCTATGATATGGAGCAAGTTTTAGAAGTTCCACCTGAAGCTTTTGATCCGCAGCCTAAGGTTAACTCTGCTGTAGTGCGCATGATTCCGCGTAGAGATTTCAACTTGAGTGATGCGCAGTGGCATGCTTTGGAAAAAGTAGTAGCCGCAGCATTCTCTCAAAGAAGAAAAATGCTGCGTACGAACTTATCCGCCTTTGCTGATCGACTGTCTCTATCTGAATCTGAATTAAAAGCGCGTGCTCAGGATATTCCCGTGGAACGCTACATTGAATGGGCTAAAGCTTTAGCTCATTAA
- the pdxA gene encoding 4-hydroxythreonine-4-phosphate dehydrogenase PdxA: MIQQPALVNLVISSGEPAGIGPEVSIAAALAFLQEQPASVITLLGDCSLFSGADIPKEFSNRLKVESIALASPVTVGQLNPANAQYVLSILDAAVKGCLNGRFDAMVTAPIQKSVINQGHTSNADLFTGHTECLAKLCHQNHVVMMLCATLPAGFLGLHNSRDLRVALVTTHLPLRDVPGALNQQHILETIQIVDQDLRTKFGIAKPVIRIAGLNPHAGESGYLGREEIDVIIPAIEAAKHLGIQVSGPYPGDTMFDAKALDSVDAFIAMYHDQGLAPFKFVSFGGGVNVTLGLPIIRTSVDHGTALDIAGKDLADPSSMLEALRLAYQLAVNSKNAKNIKTPST; the protein is encoded by the coding sequence ATGATCCAGCAGCCAGCCCTCGTTAATCTCGTCATTAGTTCTGGAGAGCCTGCAGGGATTGGTCCAGAGGTCTCTATTGCAGCTGCATTAGCCTTCTTGCAAGAGCAGCCTGCAAGCGTAATTACTTTGCTTGGGGATTGCAGCTTATTTTCAGGCGCTGATATCCCTAAAGAATTCTCCAATCGTTTGAAGGTGGAATCTATTGCGCTAGCTTCTCCAGTAACTGTGGGCCAATTAAATCCTGCCAATGCACAATATGTTTTAAGTATTCTGGACGCTGCAGTTAAGGGCTGTCTTAATGGTCGTTTTGATGCCATGGTGACTGCACCAATACAAAAGAGCGTGATCAACCAGGGTCATACTTCAAATGCGGATTTATTTACCGGTCATACGGAATGCCTAGCAAAGCTTTGTCATCAAAATCATGTTGTCATGATGTTATGTGCGACATTGCCGGCGGGTTTTTTAGGATTGCATAACAGCCGTGATCTTCGGGTAGCTCTGGTAACAACCCATCTGCCTCTGAGGGATGTTCCTGGTGCGCTCAACCAACAGCATATTCTGGAAACCATTCAGATTGTCGATCAGGATCTTCGGACAAAATTTGGTATTGCTAAGCCTGTTATTCGGATAGCGGGACTCAATCCGCATGCGGGTGAATCTGGTTATCTAGGGCGCGAAGAAATTGATGTGATCATTCCTGCGATCGAAGCTGCTAAACATTTGGGTATTCAAGTGAGCGGACCTTATCCAGGGGATACGATGTTTGATGCTAAGGCTTTGGATAGCGTAGATGCGTTTATTGCGATGTATCACGATCAAGGTCTAGCGCCATTCAAGTTTGTCAGTTTTGGTGGCGGCGTGAATGTCACCCTAGGCCTACCGATTATTCGCACTTCAGTGGACCATGGTACGGCGCTAGATATTGCTGGAAAAGATCTTGCAGATCCAAGCAGCATGTTAGAGGCTTTGCGACTCGCCTATCAATTGGCGGTCAATTCAAAGAACGCAAAGAACATAAAGACTCCCTCAACATGA
- a CDS encoding peptidylprolyl isomerase: MMRRNRFNQALAAIILAGAALLPQLAFAQDGSKISADSKIRNIDGVAAVVNTGYVTRKEIDDRILALQKQGGKLPDAAALRKTVLERLILEKIQLQNAEQEGIAVSNKELDKIIGDIAAKNKLTLAELKVKIAATGSTYERYSQMLRDDVIISRYREREVEGKVKISDAEVDNFISDRNREVAGGGKPARSTPAMKGEPEEIDVAQIFIPADANAGAGAQAEAKKKAELLLREARGDVDFLQLGAMAVKDNPKIKFQDLGYRTPDRLPQLFYEAVRNTGSGQVANAVVKSPAGYHVLKVLDRRALVAGAPEPQQAAPQESATTPQNIMVTQTLSRHILLRSRAGLTDQDAERRLSGYRDQVRAKTADFGDLAKKYSEDGSAANGGNLGWMGPGDLVPEFDQAMNRLQIGEVSNPVKTEFGWHLIQVLERREAQLTLEKQRQFARAAIRERKFDQAYQDWLRELRDTATVKIINADDPAASPR; encoded by the coding sequence ATGATGCGTAGGAATCGATTTAACCAAGCACTTGCAGCCATCATTTTGGCTGGCGCCGCTTTACTGCCTCAGCTTGCGTTTGCGCAAGATGGCTCAAAGATTTCAGCTGATAGCAAAATTCGGAACATTGATGGTGTTGCGGCAGTGGTGAATACAGGCTATGTGACACGTAAAGAAATTGATGATCGGATCCTTGCCCTGCAAAAACAGGGAGGCAAGCTCCCTGATGCCGCCGCCTTGCGCAAGACAGTGCTGGAACGCCTCATCCTTGAAAAAATTCAATTACAAAATGCTGAGCAAGAGGGTATTGCAGTGAGTAATAAAGAGTTGGATAAGATCATTGGCGATATTGCTGCCAAGAATAAATTAACTCTTGCAGAGTTAAAAGTAAAAATTGCCGCTACTGGTAGCACCTATGAGCGCTATAGCCAAATGCTGCGCGATGATGTGATTATTAGTCGTTACCGCGAGCGTGAGGTCGAGGGCAAGGTTAAGATTTCTGATGCGGAGGTAGATAACTTCATCTCTGATCGCAATCGTGAGGTAGCTGGTGGAGGAAAGCCCGCACGCTCAACTCCTGCGATGAAGGGTGAACCAGAAGAGATCGACGTTGCGCAGATTTTTATTCCTGCAGATGCCAATGCTGGGGCTGGTGCTCAGGCTGAGGCAAAGAAGAAGGCAGAACTCCTTTTACGCGAAGCGCGTGGTGATGTCGATTTCTTGCAGTTAGGTGCAATGGCTGTAAAAGATAATCCAAAAATTAAGTTTCAAGATTTGGGTTACCGTACCCCAGATCGCCTGCCGCAATTGTTTTATGAGGCCGTCAGAAATACAGGTAGTGGACAAGTTGCCAATGCTGTAGTCAAGAGCCCTGCGGGCTATCATGTGCTGAAGGTTTTAGATCGTCGTGCGCTAGTTGCTGGCGCTCCTGAGCCGCAGCAAGCCGCCCCCCAAGAAAGCGCTACCACTCCACAAAATATTATGGTTACACAGACTTTGTCTCGCCATATTTTGTTGCGTAGTCGTGCGGGCTTGACAGACCAAGATGCTGAAAGACGCCTCTCGGGTTACCGTGATCAGGTTCGTGCAAAAACTGCTGATTTTGGTGATTTAGCTAAAAAATATTCTGAAGATGGATCTGCCGCCAATGGAGGTAATTTAGGTTGGATGGGCCCTGGTGATTTAGTTCCAGAATTTGATCAGGCAATGAATCGCTTACAAATAGGTGAAGTGAGTAATCCAGTGAAGACCGAATTTGGTTGGCACTTAATTCAGGTGCTCGAGCGTCGTGAAGCGCAGTTGACTTTAGAGAAGCAGCGCCAGTTCGCCCGAGCAGCAATTCGTGAACGTAAGTTTGACCAGGCTTATCAAGATTGGCTACGTGAATTACGCGATACCGCTACGGTGAAGATCATTAACGCAGATGATCCAGCAGCCAGCCCTCGTTAA
- a CDS encoding LPS-assembly protein LptD, with translation MSHYRRRAGLCAPLFVAITLRLMMGVVLSQFALASQAQAPAPLPPSAQSLSSSANSVLIPDRGDVTVLKLDDQLRIGKPINDGQALTFTSSDSIDGIVDREMRLKGRAQIRRNGAVIKADEIKYDPDSDVANLSGNTEFSKGNASFKGPKARFRVDAREGEMETPYYELRDNRASGNAKKLTIETADVFVFDRATYTTCTPENLDWYFTASTLEIDNEQKEMVGTHGVMRFFDVPIAYTPYFTAPTSNQRRSGILAPVAGYNSNNGIDVTQPYYVNIAPNRDLLLLPRVMGQRGVQLGAKYQFLDKQYSGNLMGDYLPYDRKTGTDRWRYDWQQRQNFSGDLLGMGGIPIAGAWTGYANVARVSDNLYPTDFSQSIAGAVTSQFRQEVGTTKNLTGSLSNWTVGARAMTFQTLQPDPTVTVQSPYNILPNVTAAYNNRLTPAVADTSGKYITLPTGPATTFSTDFTRFAYNIGGNLAATAPGAYSQADRTVIKGAMALPQITPGYYITPKVSFQSNTYNVTPYNPVGAPAAQGFTIPTFSLDSGLAFERDAAELKGFFGRDMLLTMEPRAFYVYTPFESQAQTPLFDTADAGFGVSQIFSENTFVGNDRIADNNKLTGGITSRMIEANTGAERANVTLAQRQAFTGQKVGLNGTIANPTTYSDTLGSASVRLLGNFSTDVFGQYNTQLNRLVQTTVGGSWRPTPGRSLNFGYRNVWTPPIQASVQNNQQTFVPSATTTDQYNVSGQWPITREVSVLGRWGYDALTTKTLNTLVALEWMRDCWTLRGAYSQMLNTSQITTTQILFQIEFRGFGSAGSNPVDIMKLNVPGYMPTSKPIPPSIYENYQ, from the coding sequence ATGAGCCATTATCGCCGTCGTGCCGGCCTTTGTGCCCCTCTTTTTGTAGCTATTACCCTGCGTTTAATGATGGGGGTTGTATTGTCGCAATTTGCGCTTGCAAGTCAGGCTCAGGCACCCGCACCTTTACCACCTTCCGCACAGTCTTTAAGTAGCTCCGCTAACTCCGTTTTAATTCCCGATCGTGGTGATGTCACTGTCTTAAAGTTGGATGATCAATTACGGATTGGTAAACCGATTAATGATGGGCAAGCTTTAACCTTTACCTCAAGTGATTCGATTGACGGAATCGTTGATCGCGAAATGCGCTTAAAAGGGCGTGCACAAATTCGCCGTAATGGCGCAGTCATTAAAGCAGACGAAATTAAATACGATCCTGATTCTGATGTAGCTAATTTATCTGGCAATACGGAGTTTTCAAAAGGCAACGCATCCTTCAAAGGACCTAAAGCACGTTTTAGGGTGGATGCTCGTGAAGGGGAAATGGAGACTCCTTACTACGAGCTGCGTGATAACCGTGCGAGCGGTAATGCAAAAAAATTGACGATCGAAACTGCTGATGTATTTGTATTTGACAGGGCCACTTACACAACTTGTACCCCAGAAAATTTAGATTGGTATTTCACCGCCAGCACGCTAGAAATTGATAACGAGCAAAAAGAAATGGTTGGCACGCACGGGGTCATGCGATTCTTTGATGTGCCTATTGCTTATACGCCTTACTTCACTGCACCCACCTCCAATCAACGTCGTTCCGGAATTTTGGCGCCAGTAGCAGGTTACAACTCCAATAATGGTATTGATGTAACGCAGCCTTATTACGTCAATATTGCACCTAATCGTGATTTGCTTTTACTGCCTCGTGTTATGGGTCAACGTGGAGTGCAGTTGGGTGCCAAGTACCAGTTTTTGGACAAGCAGTACTCTGGTAACTTGATGGGTGACTATCTTCCTTACGATCGTAAGACTGGCACTGATCGTTGGCGCTATGACTGGCAACAGAGGCAAAACTTTAGCGGTGATTTATTGGGTATGGGTGGCATCCCCATTGCAGGCGCTTGGACTGGATATGCTAATGTGGCCCGAGTTTCGGATAACTTATATCCAACCGACTTTTCACAAAGTATCGCAGGTGCAGTTACTAGCCAGTTTCGACAAGAAGTTGGCACTACCAAAAACTTAACTGGTAGCTTGAGTAATTGGACTGTGGGAGCTAGGGCAATGACTTTCCAGACTTTGCAGCCTGACCCCACCGTGACTGTGCAGTCTCCATACAATATTTTGCCGAATGTCACAGCTGCCTATAACAATCGTTTAACGCCGGCAGTTGCTGATACCAGTGGAAAGTACATCACTCTTCCTACGGGTCCTGCAACCACTTTTTCAACTGATTTCACACGCTTTGCCTATAACATTGGTGGCAACTTAGCAGCAACTGCTCCGGGTGCTTACAGCCAAGCTGATCGAACAGTAATCAAGGGCGCTATGGCTCTTCCCCAGATTACGCCCGGCTACTACATCACTCCAAAAGTGAGTTTTCAGTCCAATACCTACAACGTAACACCGTACAACCCTGTGGGTGCGCCAGCCGCTCAAGGCTTCACTATTCCGACATTTAGTCTGGATTCAGGACTGGCGTTTGAAAGAGATGCCGCTGAGTTAAAAGGCTTCTTTGGACGCGATATGTTGCTCACAATGGAGCCAAGAGCTTTTTATGTTTACACGCCATTTGAGAGCCAGGCTCAAACTCCTTTGTTTGATACGGCCGATGCCGGCTTTGGCGTAAGTCAAATTTTTAGTGAAAATACTTTTGTTGGTAATGACCGTATTGCAGATAATAATAAATTAACGGGTGGTATTACCAGTCGCATGATTGAGGCCAATACAGGCGCAGAACGAGCCAATGTAACCCTCGCACAACGTCAAGCCTTTACGGGGCAGAAGGTAGGTCTCAATGGCACCATTGCAAATCCTACAACCTATTCGGACACATTGGGCTCTGCTTCCGTTCGTCTGCTTGGTAACTTCAGTACCGATGTATTTGGGCAATACAACACGCAATTGAACCGCTTAGTCCAAACAACGGTAGGTGGTAGTTGGCGGCCTACGCCTGGAAGAAGCTTGAATTTTGGCTATCGGAATGTTTGGACTCCACCAATACAAGCATCTGTTCAGAACAACCAGCAGACTTTTGTCCCTTCTGCAACTACTACTGATCAATACAATGTTTCAGGGCAATGGCCTATTACGCGCGAAGTATCTGTCTTGGGTCGCTGGGGTTACGACGCTTTAACGACCAAAACGCTCAATACGCTGGTGGCCTTGGAGTGGATGCGTGACTGCTGGACTTTACGTGGCGCTTACTCGCAGATGCTCAACACCTCACAAATCACAACTACTCAGATTTTGTTCCAAATAGAATTTAGGGGTTTTGGTAGCGCTGGTAGTAATCCAGTTGATATCATGAAGCTAAATGTTCCCGGATATATGCCTACTTCCAAACCTATACCACCTTCAATATATGAGAACTATCAATGA
- a CDS encoding aminoglycoside phosphotransferase family protein, protein MTDSRLDTLRNWLKGLEPSWQLDLPTLVPASADASFRRYFRIATKNPDFPTLIVMDAPPQHEPLNAFIEVDLLLENAGLNAPKILEKNVAEGFLLLNDLGTKTYLTELNSESADDLYKDATHALVQMQLASKPDVLPNYDEALLKRELDLFPEWYLGKHLRIELSKLQNLQIKQAFELIIQNNLAQAKVYVHRDYHSRNLMVTKKNNPGVIDFQDAVYGPITYDASSLWRDAYILWPEERVIDWVIKFWEEGRQVGLPMPNDFGQFYRDFEWMGLQRHLKVLGIFARLFHRDGKDGYLKDIPLVLEYAIATANRYIELKPLARILESTRPAQD, encoded by the coding sequence ATGACCGACTCTCGCTTAGACACCCTCCGTAACTGGCTAAAAGGCCTTGAGCCTAGCTGGCAATTAGATCTACCCACTTTGGTCCCTGCCTCGGCAGATGCTAGCTTTAGAAGGTATTTCCGGATTGCGACCAAAAACCCGGATTTTCCGACTTTGATCGTGATGGATGCCCCGCCCCAACACGAGCCCTTGAATGCTTTTATTGAGGTCGATTTATTACTCGAAAATGCCGGTTTAAATGCTCCTAAAATCTTAGAAAAAAATGTCGCTGAGGGCTTTCTTTTACTCAATGATCTAGGCACAAAAACTTACCTTACAGAACTCAATTCAGAGAGTGCGGATGATCTCTATAAAGATGCAACACATGCCTTAGTGCAAATGCAATTAGCAAGCAAGCCAGATGTGTTACCAAACTACGATGAAGCATTGCTAAAACGTGAACTCGATTTATTTCCTGAGTGGTATTTAGGGAAACATTTGCGTATTGAATTAAGCAAACTTCAGAATTTACAGATTAAGCAAGCGTTTGAACTCATCATTCAAAATAATCTTGCGCAAGCAAAAGTCTATGTTCATCGCGACTACCATTCACGCAATCTGATGGTGACTAAAAAAAATAATCCTGGCGTAATTGATTTTCAAGATGCAGTTTATGGTCCCATCACTTACGACGCATCTTCACTCTGGCGTGATGCTTACATTTTATGGCCTGAAGAACGCGTGATTGATTGGGTAATTAAATTTTGGGAAGAAGGTCGTCAAGTAGGCCTACCAATGCCAAACGATTTTGGTCAGTTCTATCGTGACTTTGAGTGGATGGGCTTGCAACGGCACCTGAAAGTCTTGGGTATTTTTGCAAGACTGTTTCATCGTGATGGCAAAGATGGTTATCTCAAAGATATTCCATTAGTGCTTGAGTATGCGATTGCGACTGCCAATCGTTACATTGAATTAAAGCCCTTGGCACGGATCCTAGAATCGACGCGCCCCGCTCAAGATTAA